The Epilithonimonas zeae genome contains a region encoding:
- a CDS encoding glycosyltransferase family 2 protein, with amino-acid sequence MKISLCLIVKNEEDVLGRCLESAKDFADEIIIVDTGSTDKTKEIAKRFTDNVYDFEWINDFAAARNFAFSKATMDYQMWLDADDVVPEKSVQEINDLKKTLSDDVEIVTMKYVLSFDQNNNPTFHSTRERLFKRSKNYQWIDPVHECIPLIGNLQYTNIEIWHKKTKQEVASTRNIDIYKALEKSGIEFSPRQLYYYARELKDHNDIENAIIYYEKFLATGLGWIEDVVTCCHQLAIEYKKIGAEGKILPTLLKTFEYDTPRPEICCELGYYYKEKQNYNQAFKWFDLATKVEIYNDIGFVFSDYSCYIPNLEACVCLSFLGDYQKANEYNEKASVSRPDCPSVNQNRKYLKVMLESYL; translated from the coding sequence ATGAAAATCAGTTTGTGTCTTATTGTCAAAAATGAAGAAGATGTTTTAGGCAGATGTCTGGAAAGTGCCAAAGATTTTGCGGACGAAATAATCATCGTTGATACTGGCTCTACTGATAAAACCAAAGAAATTGCCAAGCGATTCACAGACAATGTTTACGATTTTGAATGGATTAATGACTTCGCCGCAGCCCGTAATTTTGCGTTTTCCAAAGCAACGATGGATTATCAAATGTGGCTGGACGCCGACGATGTTGTGCCTGAAAAATCCGTTCAAGAAATCAACGATTTGAAGAAAACTCTAAGTGATGATGTTGAGATTGTGACGATGAAATATGTTTTATCATTTGATCAAAACAATAATCCTACTTTTCATTCGACACGTGAAAGATTATTTAAAAGAAGTAAAAACTATCAATGGATTGACCCAGTTCACGAATGTATCCCTTTGATTGGCAACCTGCAATATACTAATATTGAAATTTGGCATAAGAAAACCAAACAGGAAGTTGCATCTACCAGAAATATTGATATTTACAAAGCTTTGGAGAAAAGTGGGATAGAGTTTTCTCCAAGACAGCTGTATTATTATGCTCGAGAATTGAAAGATCATAACGATATCGAAAATGCAATTATCTATTATGAGAAATTTTTAGCAACAGGATTAGGTTGGATTGAAGATGTTGTAACATGTTGTCATCAGTTAGCAATTGAGTATAAAAAGATAGGAGCTGAAGGAAAAATACTCCCAACTTTACTCAAAACCTTTGAATATGACACGCCAAGACCAGAAATCTGTTGCGAGTTAGGGTATTACTATAAAGAAAAACAAAATTATAATCAGGCATTCAAATGGTTTGATTTAGCAACTAAGGTTGAGATCTATAATGACATCGGTTTCGTGTTTTCAGATTACTCTTGTTATATTCCTAATTTGGAAGCTTGTGTATGTCTTTCATTTTTAGGAGATTATCAAAAAGCTAATGAATATAATGAGAAAGCTTCTGTTTCCAGACCAGATTGTCCTTCTGTAAATCAAAATAGAAAATATTTGAAGGTAATGTTGGAGAGTTATTTATGA
- a CDS encoding collagen-like domain-containing protein — MKKLSFLAASLVSTFAFSQVQDAMSYQAIIRNSSNELIKSQNVGMKFSILKGSPTGSVVYSETQTQPTNINGLVNVKIGAGTLLSGSYSTIDWGADTYFIKIETDPTGSTNYTITGTSQLLSVPYALYAKTSGSSLPGPTGATGPQGPQGITGATGANGVTGATGSTGAQGIQGATGAQGPQGVQGVTGPIGATGANGVTGATGLTGAQGIQGITGAQGPQGVQGVTGPIGATGANGVTGATGSTGAQGIQGVTGAQGPQGVQGVTGPIGATGANGMTGATGSTGAQGIQGVTGAQGPQGVQGVTGPIGATGANGVTGATGSTGAQGIQGVTGAQGPQGVQGVTGPIGATGANGVTGATGVQGIQGIQGVTGSTGATGPTGAQGIQGATGAQGPQGVQGVTGPIGATGANGVTGATGVQGPQGIQGIQGVTGLTGATGPTGAQGIQGATGAQGIQGIQGLTGPTGAQGPQGVIGAVGPQGVQGPQGVTGNTGPTGATGNTGAGFSNGTTGAQLILTSSLAPYSPAVPVTMSGDVTISASGVTTIGDSKVTVSKISATGTKDSSTYLRGDGTWSTPSGGGTGLTAVNVSGNTTLNNVNQMVYITGAYTVTLPANPSTGLTIYVFSENKQANIDPNGKSFRQSGNDYQVTKIYEFGKDNGLTANSTRTANAIGVVLVYNGSKWFAY; from the coding sequence ATGAAAAAGCTTTCTTTTTTAGCAGCTTCTCTTGTTTCAACTTTTGCATTCTCGCAAGTACAAGATGCCATGAGTTATCAAGCAATAATCAGAAATTCTAGTAACGAACTGATTAAAAGTCAGAATGTAGGGATGAAATTTTCTATATTGAAAGGTTCTCCTACAGGATCCGTTGTTTATTCGGAAACGCAAACGCAGCCAACAAACATCAATGGTTTGGTCAATGTAAAAATTGGTGCTGGAACTTTACTTAGTGGTTCTTATTCTACAATTGATTGGGGTGCGGATACTTACTTTATTAAAATCGAAACAGATCCAACAGGTTCAACAAACTATACAATAACAGGAACATCACAGTTATTAAGTGTTCCTTATGCATTGTACGCAAAAACTTCGGGAAGTTCTCTTCCCGGCCCAACAGGAGCAACAGGTCCACAAGGGCCTCAGGGTATAACTGGTGCGACTGGAGCCAATGGAGTTACAGGAGCAACGGGTTCAACTGGAGCACAAGGTATTCAAGGTGCTACAGGAGCGCAAGGTCCTCAGGGTGTTCAAGGTGTAACTGGACCAATAGGTGCGACTGGAGCTAATGGAGTTACAGGAGCAACGGGTTTAACTGGAGCACAAGGTATTCAAGGTATTACAGGAGCGCAAGGACCTCAGGGTGTTCAAGGTGTAACAGGTCCAATAGGTGCAACTGGAGCTAATGGAGTTACAGGAGCAACGGGTTCAACTGGAGCACAAGGCATTCAAGGTGTTACAGGAGCGCAAGGCCCTCAGGGTGTTCAAGGTGTGACTGGTCCAATAGGTGCAACTGGAGCTAATGGAATGACAGGAGCAACGGGTTCAACTGGAGCACAAGGTATTCAAGGTGTTACAGGAGCGCAAGGACCTCAGGGTGTTCAAGGTGTAACAGGTCCAATAGGTGCAACTGGAGCCAATGGAGTTACAGGAGCAACGGGTTCAACTGGAGCTCAAGGTATTCAAGGTGTTACAGGAGCGCAAGGTCCTCAGGGTGTTCAAGGTGTAACAGGTCCAATAGGTGCAACTGGAGCTAATGGAGTAACAGGTGCGACAGGAGTACAAGGTATCCAAGGAATCCAAGGTGTAACTGGCTCAACTGGAGCTACGGGGCCAACAGGAGCGCAAGGTATTCAAGGTGCTACAGGAGCTCAAGGCCCTCAGGGTGTTCAAGGTGTGACTGGACCAATAGGTGCAACTGGAGCTAACGGAGTAACAGGTGCGACAGGAGTACAAGGTCCACAAGGTATCCAAGGAATCCAAGGTGTAACTGGCTTAACTGGAGCTACGGGGCCAACTGGAGCGCAAGGTATTCAAGGTGCTACAGGAGCTCAAGGCATTCAGGGAATTCAAGGATTAACCGGTCCAACAGGTGCGCAAGGACCACAAGGTGTAATTGGGGCAGTTGGACCACAAGGAGTACAAGGACCACAAGGTGTAACTGGAAATACTGGTCCAACCGGAGCTACAGGAAATACTGGAGCGGGTTTTTCTAATGGTACAACAGGTGCTCAGTTGATTTTGACTAGTTCATTAGCACCTTATTCACCAGCGGTACCGGTGACTATGAGTGGCGATGTTACTATATCAGCTTCGGGTGTAACAACTATTGGAGATTCTAAAGTGACGGTCTCAAAAATATCTGCAACAGGGACTAAAGATTCTTCAACATATCTTAGAGGTGATGGAACTTGGTCCACCCCAAGCGGTGGCGGAACTGGCTTAACTGCAGTTAATGTTAGTGGTAATACAACATTGAATAATGTGAATCAGATGGTTTACATTACGGGAGCTTATACCGTTACACTTCCAGCGAACCCAAGTACTGGCTTGACAATTTATGTCTTTTCAGAAAATAAACAGGCCAATATAGATCCAAACGGCAAATCATTTCGTCAGAGCGGTAATGATTATCAGGTAACAAAAATATATGAATTTGGTAAGGATAATGGTCTTACTGCCAATAGTACTAGAACTGCAAATGCAATAGGAGTGGTACTGGTTTATAATGGAAGTAAGTGGTTTGCATACTAA
- a CDS encoding T9SS type A sorting domain-containing protein — MKSIIKIVFVVGFSIQSYAQSSINTSGDNSSGSNGNVAFSIGEVFYDTAISSTGSVAAGVQQPYEITETLGVDITEINLSLKIYPNPTPDILNLKVGFSDFNKYSYEISDASGKLLTTKKPVIESQTSIRMASYPAAIYYLKIMKEGKVIKIFKVLKSDK, encoded by the coding sequence ATGAAATCAATAATAAAAATAGTATTTGTTGTAGGATTCTCGATACAATCTTACGCTCAGTCCTCTATTAATACAAGTGGAGATAATTCCTCGGGATCTAATGGAAATGTCGCTTTTTCTATTGGAGAAGTTTTTTATGATACAGCAATCTCCTCAACTGGGAGTGTTGCTGCGGGTGTTCAACAACCTTACGAAATAACAGAAACATTAGGAGTAGATATTACCGAAATTAATCTAAGCCTGAAAATTTATCCTAATCCAACGCCAGATATTCTTAATCTGAAAGTTGGCTTTAGTGATTTTAATAAGTACAGCTATGAAATCTCTGATGCTAGCGGGAAATTATTAACAACCAAAAAACCTGTTATAGAATCTCAGACGTCTATCAGAATGGCTTCTTACCCTGCTGCTATTTATTATCTTAAAATAATGAAAGAAGGTAAAGTAATCAAGATTTTCAAAGTATTAAAATCAGATAAATAA
- a CDS encoding collagen-like domain-containing protein: protein MKKFSFLAASLVSTFAFTQVQDAMSYQAIIRNSSNELVKSQNVGMRFSILKGSATGPVVYSETQTQATNINGLVTVRIGAGTFVSGSYSTIDWGADTYFIKVETDPTGTANYTITGTSQLLSVPYALYAKTSGSSIPGPQGATGATGPMGLQGATGATGNQGPQGTQGITGATGSVGAQGPQGLTGAQGVTGAQGLQGVTGATGAQGIQGVQGTTGATGSTGAQGLTGATGSTGAQGIQGVTGATGSQGIQGIQGIQGIQGVTGAQGVQGLTGATGAQGIQGVTGATGAVGATGAQGLPGIIQKYHTYGSSGRLAVASNVATVQPGLTQTFTLASPATVVIWATIGARNTLTTAGAYSNVDVIIYLNNNFLANGGWNRFSNVNGTAQNSFNTCAINTMISLPAGTHTIDLRTARSNGTSPVDIGGNSAADTNPGEMTILVLN from the coding sequence ATGAAAAAGTTTTCTTTTTTAGCGGCGTCACTGGTTTCAACTTTTGCATTTACGCAGGTTCAGGACGCAATGAGTTATCAGGCAATCATCAGAAATTCCAGTAATGAGTTGGTGAAGAGTCAAAATGTAGGGATGAGATTTTCTATATTGAAAGGTTCTGCTACAGGACCTGTGGTATATTCAGAGACGCAGACACAAGCGACTAACATAAATGGTTTGGTAACTGTGAGGATAGGAGCCGGGACATTTGTTAGTGGATCTTATTCCACCATTGACTGGGGAGCAGATACTTATTTTATTAAAGTAGAAACGGATCCAACTGGTACAGCAAACTATACAATAACGGGAACATCACAATTATTAAGTGTACCTTATGCATTGTATGCTAAAACTTCAGGAAGTTCAATTCCAGGACCTCAGGGAGCTACTGGAGCAACAGGCCCAATGGGGCTACAAGGAGCTACCGGAGCCACTGGAAATCAAGGCCCACAGGGAACCCAAGGTATTACTGGAGCGACTGGTTCAGTAGGTGCTCAGGGACCACAAGGTTTGACTGGCGCACAAGGAGTAACCGGTGCTCAAGGATTACAAGGTGTCACCGGCGCAACTGGGGCTCAAGGTATTCAAGGAGTTCAGGGTACAACTGGAGCAACTGGTTCCACTGGAGCACAAGGTCTAACTGGCGCAACAGGTTCTACCGGAGCTCAAGGAATTCAAGGTGTTACGGGAGCAACCGGCTCTCAAGGGATTCAAGGGATTCAAGGGATTCAAGGGATTCAAGGTGTCACTGGAGCTCAAGGAGTTCAAGGTTTGACAGGTGCAACTGGCGCACAGGGTATACAAGGAGTTACTGGTGCTACTGGAGCAGTAGGTGCAACCGGTGCTCAAGGCTTACCTGGCATAATTCAAAAATACCATACTTATGGTAGTTCCGGTAGACTTGCAGTTGCTTCTAATGTAGCAACAGTACAACCCGGGCTCACTCAAACCTTTACACTAGCTTCGCCTGCGACTGTTGTAATTTGGGCTACCATTGGAGCACGAAATACCTTAACAACAGCAGGAGCTTACTCTAATGTTGATGTAATAATCTATCTTAATAATAATTTTTTAGCTAATGGAGGATGGAATCGTTTTAGTAATGTAAACGGTACGGCGCAAAATAGCTTTAATACATGTGCTATTAATACCATGATTAGCCTGCCAGCAGGTACTCATACAATTGATTTGCGTACAGCAAGATCCAATGGTACATCGCCAGTAGATATTGGAGGTAATTCTGCTGCTGACACCAACCCTGGAGAAATGACAATTTTGGTTCTAAATTAA